One region of Suncus etruscus isolate mSunEtr1 chromosome 5, mSunEtr1.pri.cur, whole genome shotgun sequence genomic DNA includes:
- the HNRNPA3 gene encoding heterogeneous nuclear ribonucleoprotein A3 — translation MEVKPPPGRPQPDSGRRRRRRGEEGHDPKEPEQLRKLFIGGLSFETTDDSLREHFEKWGTLTDCVVMRDPQTKRSRGFGFVTYSCVEEVDAAMCARPHKVDGRVVEPKRAVSREDSVKPGAHLTVKKIFVGGIKEDTEEYNLRDYFEKYGKIETIEVMEDRQSGKKRGFAFVTFDDHDTVDKIVVQKYHTINGHNCEVKKALSKQEMQSAGSQRGRGGGSGNFMGRGGNFGGGGGNFGRGGNFGGRGGYGGGGGGSRGSYGGGDGGYNGFGGDGGNYGGGPGYSSRGGYGGGGPGYGNQGGGYGGGGGGYDGYNEGGNFGGGNYGGGGNYNDFGNYSGQQQSNYGPMKGGSFGGRSSGSPYGGGYGSGGGSGGYGSRRF, via the exons ATGGAGGTAAAACCGCCGCCCGGTCGCCCCCAGCCCGACTCCggccgtcgccgccgccgccgggggGAGGAG GGCCATGATCCAAAGGAACCAGAGCAGTTGAGAAAACTGTTTATCGGAGGTTTGAGTTTTGAAACTACAGATGATAGTTTGAGAGAACATTTTGAGAAATGGGGCACACTTACAGATTGTGTG gtGATGAGAGACCCCCAGACAAAACGCTCCAGAGGCTTTGGTTTTGTGACTTACTCATGTGTTGAAGAGGTGGATGCAGCAATGTGTGCTCGACCACATAAGGTTGATGGACGAGTAGTGGAACCAAAGAGAGCTGTTTCTAGAGAG GATTCTGTAAAGCCTGGTGCCCATCTAACAGTGAAGAAAATTTTTGTTGGTGGTATTAAAGAAGATACAGAGGAATATAACttgagagactactttgaaaagtaTGGCAAAATTGAAACCATAGAAGTTATGGAGGACAGGCAGAGTGGAAAAAAGAGAGGATTTGCTTTTGTAACTTTTGATGATCATGATACAGTTGATAAAATTGTTG TTCAGAAATACCACACTATTAATGGGCACAATTGTGAAGTAAAAAAGGCCCTTTCTAAACAAGAAATGCAGTCTGCTGGATCTCAAAGAG GTCGTGGAGGTGGCTCTGGCAACTTTATGGGTCGTGGAGGCAATTTTGGAGGTGGTGGAGGAAACTTTGGCCGTGGTGGAAACTTTGGTGGAAGAG GAGGCTatggtggtggaggtggtggcAGCAGAGGTAGTTATGGAGGTGGTGATGGTGGATATAATGGATTTGGTGGTGATG GTGGCAACTATGGCGGAGGTCCTGGTTATAGTAGTAGAGGAGGCTATGGTGGTGGAGGACCAGGATACGGAAACCAAGGAGGTGGATATGGTGGAGGTGGTGGAGGATATGATGGTTACAATGAAGGAGGAAATTTTGGTGGTG GTAACTATGGTGGCGGCGGCAACTATAATGATTTTGGAAATTACAGTGGACAACAGCAATCAAATTATGGACCCATGAAAGGGGGCAGTTTTGGTGGCAGAAGCTCGGGCAGTCCATATGGTG GTGGTTATGGATCTGGTGGTGGAAGTGGTGGCTATGGTAGCAGAAGGTTCTAA